A part of Chloroflexota bacterium genomic DNA contains:
- a CDS encoding alanyl-tRNA editing protein, whose translation MTELLYLTDSYLREFPARVTEVDEEAGAVALDRTAFYPGGGGQPHDTGWLEIAGQAIPVTRVKRTGDAVWHTLDLSQGGELPAVGAEVTGRLDWERRYALMRTHTALHILCGVIWRDYGAAVTGGNMQPGRARMDFEFEHMHADLVHEIEEKINREVDAARDVRIRILPREEAFQIPDLIRTKINLLPEHITEVRTVEIVGLDLQADGGTHVANTREVGRIQIVDYKSKGRINKRLVIELS comes from the coding sequence ATGACGGAGCTACTCTATCTGACGGACAGCTATCTGCGAGAATTCCCCGCCCGGGTGACGGAGGTGGACGAGGAAGCGGGAGCCGTCGCCTTGGATCGGACGGCCTTCTACCCGGGCGGCGGCGGTCAGCCCCACGACACGGGCTGGCTGGAGATCGCGGGGCAGGCGATCCCGGTCACCCGCGTGAAGCGGACCGGGGACGCGGTCTGGCACACCCTGGACCTCTCGCAGGGAGGGGAGCTGCCGGCCGTGGGCGCGGAGGTGACCGGCCGGCTGGACTGGGAGCGACGCTACGCGCTCATGCGCACGCACACGGCGCTGCACATCCTGTGCGGCGTCATCTGGCGCGATTACGGCGCGGCCGTGACCGGCGGCAACATGCAGCCCGGCCGGGCCCGCATGGACTTTGAGTTCGAGCACATGCATGCCGACCTGGTGCACGAGATCGAGGAGAAGATCAACAGGGAAGTGGACGCCGCCCGGGATGTTCGCATCCGCATCCTGCCCCGGGAGGAGGCGTTCCAGATCCCCGATCTCATCCGCACCAAGATCAACCTGCTGCCCGAGCACATCACCGAGGTGCGCACGGTGGAGATCGTCGGCCTGGACCTGCAAGCGGACGGAGGCACGCACGTCGCCAACACCCGGGAGGTCGGCCGAATCCAGATCGTCGATTACAAGAGCAAGGGGCGCATTAACAAGCGGCTGGTGATCGAGTTGTCATGA
- a CDS encoding GNAT family N-acetyltransferase — MDVLTELWEEMMRFHAGLDARIRPAPDGTHPWREYMQNILEQEDACVLVAEAKGRVVGYIVGYMQTPPPVFQPARYGYVSDICVAADTRRRGIGRTLFEHLVAWFQEQEADHVELSVAARNTAAQAFWRKMGCQDYMHRLWYPLSKR, encoded by the coding sequence ATGGACGTCCTGACGGAGCTATGGGAGGAGATGATGCGCTTCCACGCCGGGCTCGATGCGCGCATCCGTCCAGCGCCCGACGGGACGCATCCCTGGCGGGAATACATGCAAAACATCCTCGAACAGGAGGACGCGTGTGTGCTCGTCGCCGAGGCCAAAGGCCGGGTCGTGGGCTACATCGTCGGCTACATGCAGACCCCACCTCCCGTGTTTCAACCCGCCCGATACGGCTACGTATCTGACATCTGCGTCGCCGCGGACACGCGGCGTCGGGGGATCGGCCGGACGCTGTTCGAGCACCTGGTCGCATGGTTCCAGGAGCAGGAGGCGGACCACGTCGAGCTGAGCGTGGCCGCCCGGAACACGGCAGCCCAGGCCTTCTGGCGAAAGATGGGGTGCCAAGACTACATGCACCGACTCTGGTATCCACTGTCCAAACGATAG